One region of Oxalobacteraceae bacterium OTU3CAMAD1 genomic DNA includes:
- a CDS encoding sulfotransferase — translation MTIAPKTPKLPAAQGVRPRPVMMIPLRRCGSHALRLRLNMSPQFYSPYPLHIVDLMPLVPLYGDLRDDRSYFRMVTDVVGLQAVSMVKWPGAVFDPVEIFETIRNQPRSIHRVVWELLLRAGERQHASVVMDKSLDSVHYADQQMELYPDMLFVNVVRDPRAQVASMNRAIIHDFDSLLNAQTWLAAHRAADHVRLRWPDRVLTIRYEDFLSQQETTLRQVCVFLGIDFLPQMLDVAGSQEAKQLSQLSALWSSNCYPPIAANIDKFKQQLTTPEINAIETVTGEFMDRYGYTRLTAGDAEITPELRAQARVRSDEGRERAWRDLELDNFRDYVLRRCRADYLAQLAARLTQQAAHPGRNTIVTLDELDPAAFEVTD, via the coding sequence ATGACTATCGCCCCCAAAACTCCTAAGCTCCCGGCGGCCCAGGGCGTCCGCCCGCGCCCCGTGATGATGATACCGCTGCGCCGCTGCGGCAGCCACGCGCTGCGCCTGCGGCTGAACATGTCGCCGCAGTTCTATTCGCCCTACCCGCTGCACATCGTCGACCTGATGCCGCTGGTGCCGCTGTACGGCGACCTGCGCGACGACCGCAGCTACTTCCGCATGGTGACCGACGTGGTCGGGCTGCAGGCGGTCAGCATGGTCAAGTGGCCGGGCGCGGTGTTCGATCCAGTCGAGATCTTCGAAACCATCCGCAACCAGCCGCGCAGCATCCACCGCGTGGTGTGGGAGCTGCTGCTGCGCGCCGGCGAGCGCCAGCACGCCAGCGTGGTGATGGACAAGTCGCTCGACAGCGTGCACTACGCCGACCAGCAGATGGAGCTGTATCCGGATATGTTGTTCGTCAACGTGGTGCGCGATCCGCGCGCGCAGGTGGCGTCGATGAACCGCGCCATCATCCACGACTTCGATAGCCTGCTCAACGCGCAGACCTGGCTGGCCGCGCACCGCGCAGCCGACCATGTGCGGCTGCGCTGGCCGGACCGGGTGCTGACGATACGCTACGAGGATTTCCTGTCGCAGCAGGAAACCACGCTGCGGCAGGTGTGCGTCTTCCTCGGCATCGACTTTTTGCCGCAGATGCTGGACGTGGCGGGCTCGCAGGAGGCCAAGCAGCTCTCGCAATTGTCGGCGTTGTGGTCGTCGAATTGCTATCCGCCGATCGCCGCCAATATCGACAAGTTCAAGCAGCAGCTGACGACGCCGGAGATCAATGCCATCGAGACGGTGACGGGCGAATTCATGGACCGCTACGGCTACACGCGCTTGACGGCCGGGGATGCCGAGATCACGCCCGAATTACGCGCGCAGGCACGCGTGCGCTCGGACGAGGGCCGCGAGCGCGCTTGGCGCGATCTGGAACTGGATAATTTCAGGGATTATGTGCTGCGCCGCTGCCGCGCCGATTATCTGGCGCAGTTGGCGGCAAGGTTGACGCAGCAGGCCGCGCATCCGGGACGCAATACCATCGTCACGTTGGACGAGTTGGACCCCGCGGCGTTCGAGGTGACGGATTGA
- a CDS encoding c-type cytochrome, which translates to MVVATAFASSSAMADAGTDLAKAKNCMACHAVATKLVGPAYKDVAAKYAGQKDAEAKLVTKVIKGGSGTWGAIPMPANPQVSEAEAKTLVKWVLAQK; encoded by the coding sequence ATGGTAGTGGCCACGGCTTTCGCATCGTCGTCGGCGATGGCGGACGCCGGCACGGATCTGGCGAAGGCGAAAAACTGCATGGCTTGCCACGCTGTCGCGACCAAGCTGGTCGGCCCAGCCTATAAAGATGTGGCCGCGAAATACGCCGGTCAAAAGGACGCCGAAGCCAAGCTGGTCACCAAAGTGATCAAGGGCGGCTCGGGCACCTGGGGCGCGATCCCGATGCCGGCCAACCCGCAGGTGAGCGAGGCGGAAGCCAAGACCTTGGTGAAATGGGTACTGGCGCAGAAGTGA
- the ilvD gene encoding dihydroxy-acid dehydratase, whose protein sequence is MPVYRSRTTTHGRNMAGARALWRATGMKDGDFDKPIVAVVNSFTQFVPGHVHLKDLGQLVAREIEKAGGVAKEFNTIAVDDGIAMGHGGMLYSLPSRDLIADSVEYMVNAHCADAMVCISNCDKITPGMLMAAMRINIPVVFISGGPMEAGKVVKVVNGTQKIIKLDLVDAMIKAGDQTVSDADVAEIERSACPTCGSCSGMFTANSMNCLTEALGLALPGNGTILATHSDREQLFLRAGRLVVELAKRHYEQDDYSVLPRSIATKAAFENAMALDVSMGGSTNTVLHLLAAAHEAGVDFNMADIDRISRKVPCLCKVAPMTDKYHIEDVHRAGGIIGILGELARGGLLDTSLPTIHAATMAEAIERNDVKRSDDPAVHQLFRAAPGGVPTQTAFSQSERFATLDLDRSTGCIRDKAHAYSQDGGLAVLYGNLAEKGCIVKTAGVDESILKFSGKARVFESQDAAVEAILGDTVHEGDVVVIRYEGPKGGPGMQEMLYPTSYIKSKGLGKACALFTDGRFSGGSSGLVIGHASPEAAEGGAIGLVEEGDMIDIDIPNRTINLRISDADLAARRQVMEAKGGDAWQPVNRERYVSQALQAYAALTTSADRGAVRDLSQLKR, encoded by the coding sequence CCTGTATATCGTTCCCGCACCACCACCCACGGCCGCAACATGGCCGGCGCCCGCGCCCTGTGGCGCGCCACCGGCATGAAGGATGGCGATTTCGACAAGCCTATCGTCGCCGTGGTTAACTCCTTCACGCAGTTCGTGCCCGGCCACGTGCACCTGAAGGACCTGGGACAACTGGTGGCGCGCGAGATCGAGAAGGCCGGCGGCGTCGCCAAGGAATTCAACACCATCGCCGTCGATGACGGCATCGCCATGGGCCACGGCGGCATGCTGTATTCGCTGCCGTCGCGCGACCTGATCGCCGACTCGGTCGAGTACATGGTCAACGCCCACTGCGCCGACGCCATGGTCTGCATCTCCAACTGCGACAAGATCACGCCGGGCATGCTGATGGCCGCCATGCGCATTAACATTCCGGTGGTGTTCATCTCCGGCGGCCCGATGGAAGCCGGCAAGGTGGTCAAGGTCGTCAACGGCACGCAGAAGATCATCAAGCTCGATCTGGTCGACGCCATGATCAAGGCCGGCGACCAAACCGTCAGCGACGCCGACGTCGCCGAGATCGAGCGTTCCGCCTGTCCGACCTGCGGTTCGTGCTCGGGCATGTTCACCGCGAACTCGATGAACTGTCTGACCGAGGCGCTGGGCCTGGCCCTGCCGGGCAACGGCACCATCCTGGCCACGCACTCGGACCGCGAACAGCTGTTCCTGCGCGCCGGCCGCCTGGTGGTCGAACTGGCCAAGCGCCACTACGAGCAGGACGACTACTCGGTGCTGCCGCGCTCCATCGCCACCAAGGCCGCGTTTGAAAACGCCATGGCGCTCGACGTCTCGATGGGCGGCTCCACCAACACCGTGCTGCACCTGCTGGCGGCCGCGCACGAGGCGGGCGTCGACTTCAACATGGCCGACATCGACCGCATCTCGCGCAAGGTGCCATGCCTGTGCAAGGTCGCTCCGATGACCGACAAGTACCACATCGAGGACGTGCACCGCGCCGGCGGCATTATCGGCATCCTGGGCGAACTGGCGCGCGGCGGTCTGCTCGACACCTCGCTGCCGACCATCCACGCGGCGACCATGGCCGAGGCGATCGAACGCAATGACGTCAAACGCAGCGACGATCCGGCGGTGCACCAGCTGTTCCGGGCCGCGCCGGGTGGCGTGCCGACGCAGACGGCGTTCTCGCAGTCGGAGCGTTTCGCGACGCTGGACCTGGACCGCAGCACCGGCTGCATCCGCGACAAGGCGCACGCCTATTCGCAGGACGGCGGCCTGGCCGTGTTGTACGGTAACCTGGCCGAGAAGGGTTGCATCGTCAAGACGGCCGGCGTCGACGAGAGCATTCTGAAATTCAGCGGCAAGGCGCGCGTGTTCGAAAGCCAGGATGCGGCGGTCGAGGCGATCCTGGGCGATACGGTGCACGAGGGCGACGTCGTCGTCATCCGCTACGAAGGCCCTAAAGGCGGTCCGGGCATGCAGGAGATGCTGTATCCGACTTCGTACATCAAGTCCAAGGGCTTGGGCAAGGCGTGCGCGCTGTTCACCGATGGCCGCTTCTCCGGCGGTTCGTCGGGGCTGGTGATTGGCCACGCTTCGCCGGAGGCGGCCGAGGGTGGCGCAATCGGTTTGGTGGAAGAGGGCGACATGATCGACATCGACATCCCGAACCGCACCATCAACCTGCGCATCAGCGACGCCGATTTGGCGGCGCGCCGCCAGGTGATGGAAGCGAAGGGCGGCGACGCCTGGCAGCCGGTCAACCGCGAGCGTTATGTGTCGCAGGCGTTGCAGGCGTATGCTGCGTTGACCACCTCCGCCGACCGTGGCGCCGTGCGCGATTTGTCGCAGTTGAAGCGTTAA
- a CDS encoding DNA polymerase III subunit chi: MTRIDFHTNVPDKIAYACRLVRKAWAANHRVVLMAEDEAQLTELNAAMWAFSATDFLPHVLAGDPLAPHTPIVLADNDEAELPHTELLVNLSRRSSARVAEFERMIEVISSDEDDAAAGRKRYVAYKQQDYPLTHFVTGKS, from the coding sequence ATGACACGCATCGATTTCCACACCAACGTGCCGGACAAGATCGCCTACGCCTGCCGCCTCGTGCGCAAGGCCTGGGCGGCCAACCATCGTGTGGTGCTGATGGCGGAAGATGAGGCACAACTGACGGAACTTAACGCGGCGATGTGGGCATTTTCGGCGACCGACTTTCTGCCGCACGTGCTGGCCGGCGATCCGCTCGCGCCGCACACGCCGATCGTGCTCGCCGACAACGATGAGGCGGAATTACCACACACCGAATTATTAGTGAATTTGTCGCGCCGCTCCTCGGCCAGGGTTGCCGAGTTCGAGCGCATGATAGAAGTGATTTCCTCCGACGAGGATGATGCGGCTGCCGGCCGCAAGCGCTATGTCGCGTACAAGCAGCAAGACTACCCACTTACCCACTTTGTCACAGGAAAATCATGA
- a CDS encoding branched-chain amino acid ABC transporter substrate-binding protein has product MLFKSKFIPLAIALAFAGSASAQEVIKIGHVGPVSGPSAHLGKDNENGAKMAVEELNAKGFKIDGKPVKFVLQLEDDASDPKQGTAVAQKLVDAKVNGVIGHLNSGTSIPASKIYYDAGIPQISPATTQTKYTQQGFNSTFRVVANDAKLGGTLGAYAVGKMGAKKIAVIDDRTAYGQGVADEFIKGAKKALPGVQIVGKEFTNDKATDFNAILTTIKGKNPDLVFFGGMDSVGGPLLRQMKALGIKAKYMGGDGICTEPFAKLAGDAATNGTVICAEAGGVSPDQQKNMDDFVARYKKKYNADVQIYAPYVYDAIMTMATAMADAKSSQPAKYLPFLHKIKYQGVTGLISFDPKGDIKDGALTLYTYTDGKKTKVEVVK; this is encoded by the coding sequence ATGCTGTTCAAATCTAAATTCATTCCACTCGCCATCGCCCTGGCTTTCGCCGGCAGCGCCAGTGCGCAAGAAGTGATCAAGATCGGCCACGTCGGCCCGGTCTCGGGTCCATCGGCTCACTTGGGCAAGGACAATGAAAACGGCGCCAAGATGGCAGTCGAGGAATTGAACGCCAAAGGCTTCAAGATCGACGGCAAGCCGGTCAAGTTCGTGCTGCAACTGGAAGACGACGCCAGCGATCCAAAACAAGGCACGGCGGTCGCGCAGAAGCTGGTCGACGCCAAGGTCAACGGCGTGATCGGCCACCTGAACTCGGGCACCAGCATCCCGGCCTCGAAGATCTACTACGACGCCGGCATTCCACAGATTTCGCCTGCGACCACCCAGACCAAGTACACGCAGCAAGGCTTCAACTCGACGTTCCGCGTGGTCGCCAACGACGCCAAGCTGGGCGGCACGCTGGGTGCCTACGCCGTCGGCAAGATGGGCGCCAAGAAGATCGCCGTCATCGACGACCGCACCGCCTACGGCCAGGGCGTCGCCGACGAATTCATCAAGGGCGCCAAGAAAGCGCTGCCGGGCGTGCAAATCGTCGGCAAGGAATTCACCAACGACAAGGCCACCGACTTCAACGCCATCCTGACCACCATCAAGGGCAAGAACCCGGACCTGGTGTTCTTCGGCGGCATGGACTCGGTCGGCGGCCCGCTGCTGCGCCAGATGAAGGCGCTGGGCATCAAGGCCAAATACATGGGCGGCGACGGCATCTGCACCGAACCGTTCGCCAAGCTGGCCGGCGACGCCGCCACCAACGGCACGGTGATCTGCGCCGAAGCCGGCGGCGTGTCGCCGGATCAGCAAAAGAACATGGACGACTTCGTCGCCCGCTACAAGAAGAAATACAACGCCGACGTGCAGATCTACGCGCCGTACGTCTACGACGCCATCATGACGATGGCCACCGCGATGGCCGACGCCAAATCGTCGCAGCCGGCCAAGTACTTGCCGTTCCTGCACAAGATCAAGTACCAGGGCGTGACCGGCCTGATCTCGTTCGACCCGAAAGGCGACATCAAGGACGGCGCGCTGACCTTGTACACCTACACCGACGGCAAGAAAACCAAGGTCGAAGTGGTCAAATAA
- the cysC gene encoding adenylyl-sulfate kinase gives MGKLDKLEPTGAAGNVPHLFWHASQVTAQARTHQAGQQAATVWLTGLSGAGKSTLACALEKKLMAAGHMAYVLDGDNLRHHLNRDLGFSPADRRENIRRSAEVARLMNDAGLIVICAFISPLRSDREIARDIIGSGNFVETYVSTPCAVCEERDPKGLYAKARAGLIPEFTGVSAPYEVPLEPAMSLDTGELSLEQSCEQLLDHLSYRFL, from the coding sequence ATGGGCAAACTGGACAAACTCGAACCCACCGGCGCGGCCGGCAACGTACCCCATCTTTTCTGGCACGCCAGCCAGGTGACGGCGCAGGCGCGCACGCACCAGGCGGGCCAGCAGGCGGCCACCGTGTGGCTCACCGGCTTGAGCGGCGCCGGCAAATCCACCCTGGCGTGCGCGCTGGAGAAAAAACTGATGGCCGCCGGCCACATGGCCTACGTCCTCGATGGCGACAATCTGCGCCACCACCTGAACCGCGACCTGGGCTTCTCGCCGGCCGACCGCCGGGAGAACATCCGCCGCAGCGCCGAGGTGGCGCGGCTGATGAACGACGCGGGCCTGATCGTGATCTGCGCCTTCATCTCGCCTTTGCGCAGCGACCGGGAGATCGCCCGCGACATCATCGGCAGCGGCAATTTTGTCGAGACCTACGTCAGCACGCCCTGCGCGGTGTGTGAGGAGCGCGACCCCAAGGGCCTGTACGCGAAAGCCCGCGCCGGCCTGATACCGGAATTCACCGGCGTCTCGGCGCCGTACGAAGTGCCGCTCGAACCGGCCATGTCGCTCGACACCGGCGAACTGTCGCTGGAACAGTCTTGCGAACAGCTGCTCGATCACCTGTCATACCGATTTCTGTAA
- a CDS encoding methyl-accepting chemotaxis protein, whose product MKARNMTIAKRLGMGFGLVSVFLIVVIALGLVSMRQIQGRMDEIINVNGVETRLAQTMDLTVTERALAMRNLILLKEDKEIQIEIKRIAEQEKKYAAAQDKLSQMFGSLDETSAEEKQLLDQIKKQAVMAAPFIQRAAALALEQKQDEAYKLLRYEFRPVQRAWWDMIRKLIAVEEKQNLDATQAAAAAYERARTVMLIIGSLALLTSLVAAVLITRGVVRELGCEPEHAAEIAGQIAAGNLAVQIDTKPGDNHSLLFAMRSMRDSLAQIVTQVHASTETISTAASQIASGNLDLSSRTEQQASTLEETASSMEELTSTVRLNTDHARQANGLAESASSVAVKGGAVVAQVVDTMAAINISARKIVDIIGVIDGIAFQTNILALNAAVEAARAGEQGRGFAVVATEVRNLAQRSAAAAKEIKDLIGDSVDKVEAGNRLVEQAGTTMHEVVASVKRVTDIMSEIMSASQEQSNGIEQINTAVTQMDDVTQQNAALVEEAAAAAQAMQDQVNSLNQVVGIFRVEAQAGALRPPMKALAKAAPVQRLAHTPARPPAKAKAKAQALATDSWEQF is encoded by the coding sequence ATGAAAGCGCGTAACATGACAATTGCGAAACGGCTGGGCATGGGATTTGGCCTCGTTTCGGTGTTTCTCATAGTAGTGATAGCGCTCGGATTGGTCAGCATGCGCCAAATTCAGGGCCGCATGGACGAGATCATCAACGTCAACGGCGTCGAAACCCGGCTCGCCCAAACCATGGATTTGACCGTCACCGAGCGCGCGCTGGCGATGCGCAATCTGATTTTGTTAAAAGAAGATAAAGAAATCCAGATCGAGATTAAACGCATCGCCGAGCAGGAAAAAAAGTACGCCGCTGCCCAGGACAAACTGTCCCAGATGTTCGGCAGTCTGGATGAAACCTCGGCCGAGGAAAAGCAGCTGCTGGACCAGATCAAGAAGCAGGCCGTGATGGCCGCCCCCTTCATCCAGCGCGCGGCCGCGTTGGCGCTGGAGCAAAAACAGGACGAGGCGTACAAACTGCTGCGCTACGAATTCCGCCCGGTGCAGCGTGCCTGGTGGGACATGATACGCAAGCTGATCGCCGTCGAGGAAAAACAGAACCTGGACGCCACCCAGGCCGCTGCGGCGGCCTATGAACGCGCGCGCACGGTGATGCTGATTATCGGCTCGCTGGCCCTGCTGACCAGCTTGGTCGCGGCCGTGCTGATCACGCGTGGCGTGGTGCGCGAACTGGGCTGCGAACCGGAACACGCCGCCGAGATCGCCGGCCAGATCGCCGCCGGCAACCTGGCCGTGCAGATCGACACCAAGCCGGGCGACAACCACAGCCTGCTGTTCGCGATGCGCTCCATGCGCGACAGCCTGGCGCAGATCGTCACCCAGGTGCACGCCAGCACCGAGACCATCTCCACCGCCGCCAGCCAGATCGCCTCCGGCAACCTCGACCTGTCCTCGCGCACCGAGCAGCAGGCCAGCACCCTGGAGGAAACCGCTTCGTCGATGGAGGAGTTGACCAGCACGGTGCGCCTGAACACCGACCACGCGCGCCAGGCCAACGGCCTGGCCGAATCGGCCTCCAGCGTCGCCGTCAAGGGCGGCGCCGTGGTGGCGCAAGTGGTCGACACGATGGCCGCCATCAACATCTCGGCGCGCAAGATCGTCGACATCATCGGCGTCATCGACGGCATCGCCTTCCAGACCAATATCCTGGCGCTCAACGCGGCCGTCGAAGCGGCGCGCGCCGGCGAGCAGGGACGCGGCTTCGCCGTCGTCGCGACCGAGGTGCGCAACCTGGCGCAGCGCTCGGCGGCGGCGGCCAAGGAGATCAAGGACCTGATCGGCGATTCGGTCGACAAGGTCGAAGCGGGCAACCGTCTGGTCGAACAGGCCGGAACGACGATGCACGAGGTGGTCGCCAGCGTCAAGCGCGTGACCGACATCATGTCCGAGATCATGTCGGCCAGCCAGGAGCAATCGAACGGCATCGAGCAAATCAACACCGCCGTCACCCAGATGGACGACGTGACGCAGCAGAACGCCGCGCTGGTCGAGGAGGCGGCGGCTGCCGCGCAGGCGATGCAGGACCAGGTCAACAGCCTCAATCAGGTGGTCGGCATCTTCCGCGTCGAGGCGCAGGCCGGCGCGCTGCGCCCGCCCATGAAGGCGCTGGCCAAGGCGGCGCCGGTGCAGCGGCTGGCGCACACGCCGGCGCGCCCGCCGGCCAAGGCCAAAGCCAAAGCGCAAGCGCTGGCCACGGACAGCTGGGAACAATTCTAA
- a CDS encoding TIGR04438 family Trp-rich protein, translated as MPIILLIVALSGLRYFEVWKFAQLSWWWIVALSVFAFVWFEFLEPLFGLDKRKAHNEDERRRKDRVKQNFDKKS; from the coding sequence ATGCCTATCATTTTGCTGATCGTGGCGCTGTCCGGGCTGCGTTATTTTGAAGTGTGGAAGTTCGCCCAGCTCTCCTGGTGGTGGATCGTCGCGTTGAGCGTGTTCGCCTTCGTCTGGTTCGAATTCCTGGAACCCCTGTTTGGCCTGGACAAACGAAAAGCGCATAACGAAGACGAACGCCGCCGCAAGGACCGCGTTAAACAAAACTTCGACAAGAAGTCGTAA